A genomic segment from Luteibacter aegosomatis encodes:
- a CDS encoding Na+/H+ antiporter has protein sequence MSSTETFKFVLILLVALVALELIARRLRLPTAAALLAGGIGIAFIPGIPPVTFDPELVLILFLPPLLQDGAYYTVWSDFRRYLGGILWLAVGAVIFTTFAVGAVVHAVLPSLPWGACFALGAVVSPPDAVAAKAVLGKVRLPRRLNVLLEGESLLNDATGLVLFRFAVAATLTGAFSMQDAVFSFFGLALGGVAVGVVIGFVVVFTLRRIVEHVFLAIIASCLTPWAAYIGGEALHVSGVISTVTAGIIFGWYQHDVFSAHVRVRGTSFWKVMIFLLEALVFILIGFSLRGVVDRLGGLDATVHALGLPILAVLGAVILSRFVWVYATDYLRIPLARLVGRKPPPPSPRASFLLSWAGMRGVVTLAIALSLPESMPGRDLTLAASFVVILVTVVIQGGTMAPVIRWLGLDRSAHEPTHYLNEGQASALIDKAQLDAVRALAYDAQGALIHPRLLEQYTYRLSVTERSAASPPDRDIRGRQEHYDVILAAVAAGRAEMLRLHRAGKIHDDLLHYIERDLDLQEIEAMNDREAPQA, from the coding sequence ATGTCGTCCACCGAAACCTTCAAGTTCGTCCTCATCCTGCTCGTGGCGCTGGTCGCGCTGGAGCTGATCGCGCGGCGGTTGCGCCTGCCCACGGCGGCCGCGTTGCTTGCCGGCGGCATCGGCATCGCCTTCATTCCGGGCATCCCGCCGGTCACGTTCGATCCGGAACTCGTGCTCATCCTGTTTCTGCCGCCGCTACTGCAGGACGGTGCCTACTACACGGTCTGGTCCGATTTTCGCCGTTATCTCGGCGGCATCCTGTGGCTGGCCGTCGGCGCCGTGATCTTCACCACCTTCGCGGTGGGCGCCGTCGTCCACGCGGTGCTTCCGTCGCTGCCGTGGGGCGCCTGCTTCGCCCTGGGCGCCGTCGTTTCGCCTCCCGACGCGGTGGCGGCCAAGGCCGTGCTGGGCAAGGTGCGCCTGCCCAGGCGGCTCAACGTGCTGCTGGAAGGGGAGAGCCTGCTTAACGATGCGACCGGCCTGGTGCTGTTCCGCTTCGCCGTCGCCGCGACGCTCACCGGCGCCTTCAGCATGCAGGATGCCGTATTCAGCTTCTTCGGGCTGGCGTTGGGCGGAGTCGCCGTGGGCGTGGTGATCGGCTTCGTCGTGGTGTTCACGCTCCGCCGCATCGTCGAGCACGTGTTCCTGGCGATCATCGCCTCTTGCCTGACCCCATGGGCGGCCTACATCGGCGGCGAGGCGCTGCACGTCTCGGGCGTCATCTCCACGGTGACCGCGGGCATCATTTTCGGCTGGTACCAGCACGACGTGTTCTCGGCGCACGTGCGCGTGCGCGGCACGTCGTTCTGGAAGGTGATGATCTTCCTGCTCGAGGCGCTGGTCTTCATCCTCATCGGCTTTTCCCTGCGCGGGGTGGTGGATCGCCTGGGCGGCCTGGACGCCACCGTCCACGCGCTGGGCCTGCCGATCCTCGCGGTGCTGGGTGCGGTGATCCTCTCGCGGTTCGTCTGGGTTTACGCCACCGACTACCTGCGGATTCCGCTAGCCCGACTCGTGGGGCGGAAGCCGCCGCCGCCTTCGCCCCGTGCGTCGTTCCTGCTCAGTTGGGCGGGCATGCGCGGCGTGGTCACGCTGGCCATCGCGCTCTCGCTGCCCGAATCGATGCCGGGACGCGATCTCACCCTCGCCGCGTCCTTCGTCGTGATCCTGGTCACCGTCGTGATCCAGGGTGGCACCATGGCGCCCGTGATCCGCTGGCTGGGCCTGGATCGCTCCGCGCATGAGCCGACCCACTACCTCAACGAAGGCCAGGCCTCGGCGCTGATCGACAAGGCGCAACTGGACGCCGTCCGGGCCTTGGCCTATGACGCGCAGGGCGCGCTCATCCACCCGCGCCTGCTCGAGCAATACACCTACCGGCTCAGCGTCACCGAGCGCTCGGCGGCTTCACCGCCGGATCGCGATATCCGTGGACGACAGGAACACTACGACGTGATCCTCGCCGCCGTCGCCGCGGGGCGCGCTGAGATGTTGCGATTGCATCGCGCGGGGAAGATCCACGACGATCTCCTGCATTACATCGAGCGCGACCTCGATCTGCAGGAAATCGAAGCGATGAACGATCGAGAGGCGCCCCAGGCCTGA
- a CDS encoding CocE/NonD family hydrolase, which yields MRRAPLSFRTVSSVALGSVCLALAAGPVAAQDAPLTREQKQLIDKRESIEKQLQDIAVVDRKVMVKMRDGKRMAADIYRPKNASGKVPTIFVRTPYNFNFWDVKLGAPRDMTHELDAVKRGYAFVEMNERGHYFSEGNYEILGAPLSDGVDAVRWITSQPWSSGKVGTTGCSSTAEWQMAVVAQDEPGLATFNVQGFGAGVGRVGPYYEQGNWYRGGAVQMLFIDWLYKEQNQVRPQFPANMSQADLIRASKMFDLDSAPPRADWDTAFWVLPEKDIMKSVDGPKGIFADAMDVPTGGNMIARTPNSPAWYKGGLWHDDMKIAKPGLWFMSWFDVSVSPNLAAYNHVRATAPKAVADQQYAVIAPVLHCAYTRATEHTMIGDLDVGDARYDYDSLVFGWFDKWLKGVDSPVVDKQAKVMYYVMGENKWHDSATWPPAGAVTRDLYFTSGGKANTLYGDGKLSTDAPSGPDQPDRFVYDPMNPVTTLGGGGCCQGTAVKFGSFDQNGQLARNDILVYDSEAFKEGTEVSGPITVTLYVSSDAKDTDFTFKVMDVMPDGKSFNITENIQRMRYREGYDKPPVWMKDGEVYKVTFQPIDTSYFFKPGHKLRVAIASSNFPRFDRNLNTGGNNYDEAKGVIAHNAVHHDAAHPSKITYTVVPRGSN from the coding sequence ATGCGTCGTGCCCCTCTCTCCTTCCGCACCGTATCGTCGGTGGCCCTCGGAAGCGTATGCCTTGCCCTCGCCGCCGGGCCCGTCGCCGCGCAGGATGCTCCCCTGACGCGCGAGCAGAAGCAGCTGATCGACAAGCGCGAGTCCATCGAGAAGCAATTGCAGGACATCGCGGTGGTCGATCGCAAGGTAATGGTGAAGATGCGCGACGGCAAGCGCATGGCCGCGGACATCTACCGGCCGAAGAACGCGAGCGGCAAGGTGCCGACGATCTTCGTGCGCACCCCGTACAACTTCAACTTCTGGGACGTTAAGCTCGGCGCGCCGCGCGACATGACCCACGAGCTCGACGCCGTGAAACGCGGTTACGCGTTCGTCGAGATGAACGAGCGCGGCCATTATTTTTCCGAGGGTAACTACGAGATCCTCGGCGCCCCCCTTTCCGACGGCGTGGACGCCGTCCGCTGGATCACCTCGCAACCCTGGTCGAGCGGCAAGGTGGGCACCACCGGCTGCTCGTCCACGGCGGAATGGCAGATGGCCGTGGTCGCGCAGGATGAACCCGGCCTGGCCACGTTCAACGTGCAGGGCTTCGGCGCCGGCGTGGGCCGCGTGGGTCCCTACTACGAGCAGGGCAACTGGTATCGCGGCGGCGCGGTGCAGATGCTCTTCATCGATTGGCTCTACAAGGAACAGAACCAGGTGCGGCCGCAGTTCCCGGCGAACATGTCGCAGGCCGACCTCATCCGCGCGTCGAAGATGTTCGACCTGGATTCCGCGCCGCCGCGCGCCGACTGGGACACCGCCTTCTGGGTGCTTCCCGAGAAGGACATCATGAAATCGGTGGACGGCCCCAAGGGCATCTTCGCCGACGCGATGGACGTGCCGACCGGCGGCAACATGATCGCACGCACGCCGAACAGCCCCGCCTGGTACAAGGGCGGCCTGTGGCACGACGACATGAAGATCGCCAAGCCCGGCCTGTGGTTCATGAGCTGGTTCGACGTCTCCGTGTCGCCCAACCTCGCCGCCTACAACCACGTGCGCGCCACCGCACCGAAGGCGGTGGCCGACCAGCAATACGCGGTGATCGCGCCGGTGCTGCATTGCGCCTACACGCGCGCCACCGAGCACACGATGATCGGCGACCTCGACGTGGGCGACGCGCGCTACGATTACGACAGCCTCGTGTTCGGCTGGTTCGACAAGTGGCTCAAGGGCGTGGACAGCCCCGTCGTCGACAAGCAGGCCAAGGTCATGTACTACGTGATGGGCGAAAACAAGTGGCACGACTCCGCCACCTGGCCGCCGGCCGGCGCCGTCACGCGCGACCTCTACTTCACCAGCGGCGGCAAGGCCAATACGCTCTACGGCGACGGCAAGCTCTCGACCGACGCACCGAGCGGCCCCGACCAACCCGACCGCTTCGTCTACGACCCGATGAATCCCGTCACCACGCTGGGAGGCGGCGGTTGCTGCCAGGGCACGGCGGTCAAGTTCGGTTCGTTCGACCAGAACGGCCAGCTCGCCCGCAACGATATCCTCGTGTACGACTCGGAGGCCTTCAAGGAAGGCACGGAAGTCAGCGGACCGATCACCGTGACGCTGTACGTTTCCTCGGACGCGAAGGACACCGATTTCACCTTCAAGGTGATGGACGTCATGCCCGACGGCAAGTCGTTCAACATTACCGAGAACATCCAGCGCATGCGTTACCGCGAAGGCTACGACAAGCCGCCCGTTTGGATGAAGGACGGCGAGGTGTACAAGGTGACGTTCCAGCCGATCGACACCAGCTACTTCTTCAAGCCGGGGCACAAGCTGCGCGTGGCGATCGCCAGCAGCAACTTCCCGCGTTTCGACCGCAACCTCAACACCGGCGGCAACAACTACGACGAGGCCAAGGGCGTGATCGCGCATAACGCGGTACACCACGACGCGGCGCACCCGTCGAAGATTACCTATACGGTGGTACCGCGCGGATCGAACTGA
- a CDS encoding LytR/AlgR family response regulator transcription factor, producing the protein MPKCIVAEDERLLSAALQRELAVAWPELDIVEVAEDGGAALEAIASHRPDVAFLDIRMPGLTGMEVAAAAADASPSTLVVFITAYDQYAVDAFERGAIDYLLKPVTAERLAHTVARLRGRLAEAGRHAERTSRLARDMLERFDDRPDEPLTWITASAGRGTRLILVDDVIYFRADNKYTLVATGDGDALLTRPIRDLLRQLDPRTFRQIHRSTIVNLRQVASVERDDSGKGCLRLRGRPETLSVSQPFMAIFRAM; encoded by the coding sequence ATGCCTAAGTGCATCGTGGCCGAAGACGAACGACTGCTGAGCGCGGCACTGCAACGCGAGCTGGCCGTGGCGTGGCCGGAACTGGACATCGTGGAAGTGGCCGAGGACGGTGGCGCGGCACTGGAAGCCATCGCCAGCCATCGTCCCGACGTGGCCTTCCTCGACATCCGCATGCCGGGACTGACCGGCATGGAAGTGGCGGCCGCGGCGGCCGACGCCAGTCCGTCGACCCTGGTGGTATTCATCACCGCCTACGACCAGTACGCGGTGGACGCGTTCGAGCGCGGAGCCATCGATTACCTGCTCAAGCCGGTCACGGCCGAGCGCCTGGCGCATACCGTCGCCCGCCTGCGTGGCCGCCTGGCGGAGGCCGGTCGGCACGCCGAACGCACCTCGCGCCTGGCGCGCGACATGCTCGAGCGCTTCGACGACAGGCCGGACGAGCCCCTCACCTGGATCACCGCGAGCGCGGGGCGCGGCACGCGGCTGATCCTCGTCGACGACGTGATCTATTTTCGCGCCGACAACAAGTACACCCTGGTCGCCACGGGCGATGGCGACGCCTTGCTCACTCGCCCCATCCGCGACCTTCTCAGGCAACTCGATCCGCGAACGTTCCGGCAGATCCACCGATCGACCATCGTCAACCTGCGCCAGGTCGCCTCGGTGGAGCGCGACGACAGCGGCAAGGGCTGCCTGCGCCTGCGCGGACGTCCGGAGACGCTGAGCGTCAGCCAGCCGTTCATGGCGATCTTCCGGGCCATGTGA